The genomic DNA TAAAGGGGACCCAAAAAGAGGGAGAAGCACTAATTCTCCATCTCATACACCCAGCTCAAAGCCATCTGGTGGGAAGGTGGCATGCATCACACTTCCTTTACACTGCACAGGGCTGGTTTCAGGTGTGGcgagcacatgcacacagatggGTTTGCTCCGTAAGCTGAGGCGGGGGCGATCCTGGGAATCGAGCATGCTAGGAGATTGAATGGAGGTCAGTGGAACACAGTGGGCTGTCAAAATTATATACTCAGCTTAGCGCACaaggaaatgttttgtttttttttgttttgttttttttgtttgtttgtttttttgggggggggggggggggggggggtaattctGTACTATGCAAATTGATCCTCCACTGATTACCAAGCTGCAACTTAACGTGAGGGCCCTGCGCTGCAGCAGCCTGGACCACTGAAAACACATCTGTCTCTTCTGTGTCCCCCTACCCCTTCCTTGGTAATATGTCTTTCAAAAGCAGCAATGTTCATTTTCAGCAGGGAAATGCGACACCACAGCACATGGTCCACGGAGAGTGATTCCCATCCACTGAACCGCAAGATAGTCTTGATTTGAAATACGGTTTTGttagggaaaaaataaaagaataaaaatgaaggaGCTGCAGACAGAAGTGAGGCCAAGAGGATTGTGACACAGTCTCCCTGCTCGCCTCTCCCCACCTACTTTTCAGTGAAGCAGGTGATGCATGAGACTAgactgactcacacacacacctcccagCTGTACAGGCTCTAATCACACTGATCAACTATCAGAAAGTCTTTCTTCCAACTCAACTGTCCGAAACGTGCTGCAATAGCATCTAGAAGACCTGCGTGCTTAATGTCACTTTCTTTGTTCCCTGGATTgataagaaagaaaagaagggggggagagaaaaaaaaaaaacagcacactgCCGAGCCTCCACTGTGAAAACAGGACAGGCCATGCACTGCGCCTCCAACCAACCTTGTATACTTGTCCATAGGTGCCATTTCCAACTACCTCCACCAGCTCGAATATCCCAGCTGGatcctggaaagaaaaaaaaaaggcagaaaggcatttaaatttaaagcaatgcaataaaaaaaaatcgttTAAGCAACATTGTCCAGTGTGAGCCAGCTGTTGCGTCCCGGGCTACCCTACATGCCAAACGCATCTCGAACAAAGGAAAACCAGACACTGGCAACACCTCGCTACGGCTCAGCGGTCATTTTCAACACTTCATCTCCAACAAGGAGAGACGCTGGAGAGCAGCCTCAAACTTGCTCGGAGAAGTCACACTGAAGGACGACGagctgaataaaaataaaaaggtaacaaaagagaggaaaaaaaaaaaaaaaacatcggcTCGGTTCAGCAGCACTCACCCGCAATGAAGCCAAGTCTATGTCTACTAGACTTTTAGCTGGAGAGTCGTTCGCCATCTTTCAAATAAAAGCCGAGCTTTCCTTCGCCTTCACAAAAAGTGTCCGCTGAATCATTTGCGGGGACCTCGGGTGATGGATTAAACAGAGGCCGCCGGGTACTCCTCTTCTCTGGGATCCGCTCCTTAGCAGTGAACGCTGAGCTCTGGTTACTCCATGTTGAGGTGGCAGCAGCGGACTCCTGCTCGCTCTCCCTCAGCCCTGCCACCGGAGTCCAATTTGACTGGAAACTCGCACTTCCGGCGAgtaccttcaaaataaaaaccatACTTTTGGCTTTTAAGAGCAAAGACACgaggaaattatttttttttcttttctttttttttttttttttataaaaagactgaaaataaaataaattatgcacATACAAATATTAAGGTACAATAGTGGGAATTATACTCTAtcacagtgggaaaaaaagaaatgtgaaaacacCTTTTTGAATAAAGAACCATATAAACATgttgggggtggctgtggctcaggcggTAGacctaatcggaaggttggtggtttgatccctggctgctccagtatgCATGCTAAAGCATCTTTGAGCAAGATACAGAACCCCAAGTTACTCTCCAGTGTGTTCATTGGCGTGTGAATGTTGGATAGAAAGAATCACAATTAATTATtgaattatatttaatattatagAATATATTCTGCTTTATTAAACaacagtaatgtgcaaaagtcttgtatCACCACTTATTTGAAGAACAGGTGTTttagagtttattttttaagttgCTCTTTTAGTCCTGAGGAATAGTTTTCCGGGCTTTCTGAAGctcattcaaagcttttctttggacattgtctgctttttcatttattttcaatccagtccctgtacctgaccattttcagaggtctgacacaggacctgagagatgcctCTGGCCCTTAAGTTAATCCAGCTACTGTTCGCtcaagcctcatcagaaatggtctcagtggaagggtggctgtcaagcaGCTATACTATTTTTGCTTATACTTTATTTCCATGCATGTCTGCATATTTCAGTAAATctgcatctatttcccatttattttcctagcaaaatataaagaaatgaggggtggttcaacacttttgcacagtactgtactatTAAGATTAAAACGCATTAAACTGGTTTCctatcttttttgtttgtttgttttttcctgaggGGCAATTCTACAATTCCCCTTTAATTTGAAAAGAAATCATCCACATTTCCGCTGCTCTCCTGCTCGCTGCTTTCCCTATCTTTGCCTTAGAGCCGCACAAAACACGGGAAGCCGGTCGGCTGCACGCGGACAAACAGGGCTGGGCCTCGGTACGTGAAGCGTGACCACCGAGGTGATATTTAATGAActttcctcctctctcaccCGCCTAACCGCCACCGTCCTGCAGGCCCGGTTTTTAAGCAGCTCACACGAGCGGAAGGACAGGTGGTATAAACAGAGGCAGGCAGGGGAGCAGAGCCCCCCCTCCACAGCATCCATATGGACATGCGCGCCTGAGACTTTAGTGTCAATATTGGTAATCATGGGTGTGGCAAGTGAGCAATCTCGGgagtgatgctgctgctgtgcttgtgtTAGTGCAGCACCAAAGTGGACTCCCAGGGAGtagtataaaataaaacagcttaatTCCAGCATCACTGGAACCACGTGCATAACACTGGCTTTTAAGatgaaataatgataataatgtgcagtgaaataataaaactgCATCACATGTGACTCATTTGTTTTGTCAGTACTCTTGCAGGGTCCTTCACGGAGGGATTATCACCTTGGTCATGTGAACCTGTTGGGAGATCAGCTTAATGCTGGCGCTCTGGGTCCTGCCTGCCTCGGTTGCAGGCTCTGCGTCCCTGAGCAGCAGATCAGTGCACAGGCTACACCTCTGTATGTACTGTTACGATATGATGTAGATGAATATGATTTATATTATACACACTAAACTATAGTAGGGTAGATAAACAaatcactttatttaaaaaaacaaaaactggcgCTCCTGCGGATTTTACAGCCCTGGGTCTCTGTGTGAACACAAGCAGCTGCAGTTATTTATCACAGCTGCACAATGGAGCGTTCAAACAGGCGACGCTCATCTGTTGCTTAAACAAACTTTATCTCCACAGTCAAATGGCAGGACAGGGCGAACCAGTCGAACAGCATGAGAGCGATAACCTGGCAGTGCGATGGGGAGCCGCAAGCAAACATATACCGACATGCAAGCACAGAGCCTTAAGGCGCTCAGGGTTAATACACTTAACTGAAGCTTGTGCTCTGTACTTAAATCCACCTTGCACAGTGTGAGCTTGGATATATGACACCGATAATATAAATCCTGTTCCAGCCCCGATCCTCGCTGTTGCTTACATGCAGCTATTTGTTTTGCCCTTAAACCTACAGCTTAAATGTCAGTTCAACAGACTTCTGTGCTGACATTTAGTTCAAAGGGTTCAACGAGGTTTGTGGCTTCTTTCACCAAGCACTCGCATTTTAAATGCATTACCGCCCCCTTATGGGTACTTGATATTATTGCAGTGATCAGTAGTCtccgtggactatgatgtttgtaGATGGCATtatgatctgtagtgagagtggggagcaggtggaagagagcctggagaggtggcgGTACATGCTAGGGAttgagtgagatggaggcagatgattcaCCAAAAGAAGACGTTTGGCAAATGTTTAAAACAGAATAAtcaagtaataataataaaaggaaaacCTGAGCATAtttaaggaaacaaacacagaaacacataagTGACATGTGACTTTATTACAAACCAATGTCATCTTTGTAACACAACCACCTGTCCAAAAGGTCACTGAGTGGTTGCAGAGAGGCAGTACTGTTTTTACAGCTGAGACACCTCAGCTACTATTTAGCAAGTTAATAATATTATAAATAGCAACACATAATAGAAATGTTGAGTTCCAAGACAAGAACATTTACACAGTACATCTGACTGAAAAATAAGCCTTTAAAATTCGGTTTCCTTCAATGACCCAGAGAAGCATTAACAGCTGAGTATATAAACTCATCTCGTGTTTCTTCAGGTTTAGTAAAGGCAGGAAAACTTTTGTACTTGCCACAACATAAACCAAGGCTTCGTTTTGATGCCACGCTGATATCTGAAGACCAGGTTAGTCTCTAACGAGATTTAATATGCactgcataaataaaatttaaaaaacaattgtttttaaatgtaagaaGGAAATCCTGCTGTGAGAAAATAccgctgtctgatcagtttgcTTTCTATTCTTGCCTTTTACTCTCTGACACACCCAGTCTGCCTCTATCTGGGATTATGGGAAGAGATGCAACATCCATCATTGAAACAGGTGATGCATACAGTGCAAAATAATAGCTACGGTCCAGGGTTACCCTCCTGCATCTCTGGAATTACATataaaaactcagagaacaaattAATCATGTAATGTGTACTATATATCTGAAATTAATACCGATGTTCCCCCTCAGCATTATCAACACAAACTGATAAACTGTGCAGCTATTCACTGCTCAGTCTCATAATGCAACTACTCACATCCCATCTTCTGCACCTATACTTGCTTATCAGTTACATTTACtttctgcacaaacacactgttaAATATTTGACTATTAGGCAGCAATTTGCAGTTATTGCAGCAAACACACCAACAATAGCCTGGCAGGTATTCCCAAAAAAGAAGTTACAGCTTGCCAGCTACTGTACAGCAATCCAGTTCTGTGGCACACAGTCAGCCATATTACACCTCAGTCTCAGCAACTCAAAGATGGTTTATAtagatattaaaaaagaaacatgtttttagtcCGTATTAATTATTTTAGTTCAGTAGAAAGTCTGGGCTTGGGTAACCAAATAGATGGAAATCGCCCTGGTAGCGTGCGTAGAGACGCCTGATGTCTCGCTTGCTGATGCCTGAGAAGTATTGCTCCACCTTGGTCCTGTTGTAGTGAGTGATGCCTGGAGGAATAGCGGGGTAGGACACCAGCTCGTCGATGCCTGCAGCTTTGAGGATGTAGGGGGCGTCCTGCTCCAGCGTCTCGTGGTGACCGATGACACTGTAGCTTATTTCGCACGGTGCGCACAGCTCTGCATAAGTCACCCAGTGGATGATGTGCTCACCAAACTGCCGGTCCATACGGCGGCGGCCTTCCACGTCGCCCAAGTAGCGCACAAAGTCCTCAAAGTGCAGACCAGAGGCGGCGAGGTCGCTGTTGCGGTGATTCTTGCGGTATTTCCGTATAATGGCTGGAGCTATGTCATGCTTGTACCACGGCTCGAAGCGCGGGTTCTTCACAAACTTGTCCTTGAATGCAGAAATCAGGCGCTCAAAGGGATCCCTCACGATGAAGAACTTGAAATAAGTGTTTAATCTGTCGAGATATACAGAAGATGATCGTTACCAAAAGCCACAAACACTTTCAGGTCCTAACCTCACTTATTTGATTGTAAATGCTCAATTATTCTTTGTCTGGCTAAAATGATAAATGACAGTTTGAAGGCCAGCATCTTTCTAGAAGAAGCAGCATTGCTTCATTTTGCCTTTTGATTTGAGGAACTATGTTCCACCACTTTAATCAGATAAGTCCAAATTTATCATTGCAACTATGATCCAACCTGTGAGTTATTTCCCGTGGAGTGAGAGATGACAAGCGAGGCAGGCCATTTTTCTCGTGGTCATGAACAAGGTTTTCTGGGATCTCCTCCACAGTGGCAAAAGcccctgccaaaaaaaaaaaatcctcagctTAATTAACTAATTCGACAAATTGACCTGGAGTCGAGAAGAACAGTCCTGTTTTActcatatgtatatataaaaaaaaaaaaaatcacaatatcATGTGAAAAGGCTTGTATTTATGGTAAACATGGGCACTGTTTTTATCTTGATCCTATCCATACTTACCGTTGAGCACAATCAGGACCTTCTTCCATTGTGTATTGCCCACTTTAGGCGTCTGGCAGAACAGGATCTTGTGTTTGTCACAGACAAAGAGACGGTCAAGAACAAACTTGCTGATGGAGACATGAGTCAGATTTCTCAGGCTGCTGTTCTTACACACAGTTGAGAGCAGCTCGATTCGCTTCTCAGCGACCGACTGCCATTCTGCCACTGTGGGTACCGCCGTGGGCTGAGGCACACATGCAGCAGTGTTATTGCAGAGGAGAAAAAGTGAATGGTATTGATTAAGTATAATTAGTAATCAGTAAATAGTCACCTGATCTGATGCTCTTTGACTTTTGATGATCTTTGGAGCCTGTTTTTCTGGGCTGGACACAGCAATGGGTTTAACCACCACTTTAGCGCCCGGCACTGTCCCACTCTGACTTCCAGCTCTCTCTCCGTAATCTGAAAATACAGATCGGATCAGAGCGGCCTGATCACACGCCCCCCTGGAATTTCCTGCCCGTAGTTATCACCGTAAAGGTCCGGCGGCTTACCATCAACAGCTCTGTAGCTGATGAACTTGCTGACAAACATCAGGATTAGCAGCACCCAGCCGCAAGCCCCGAGGAGCAGCCAGTGGTGCCGCATCGCTTCGCACATCAGCCGACGGCCATGGAAACAGCGAGCGGGGCTCCCACCtggccacacaaacacacacacactggtgatGAAAACAGTACCTGACTGGCGCTAAAACAAACCTGTTAGATCATATCTCCTAACACAGTGAGCTAGGCTACATAACGATATGTGATGGGTGACCATTACACAGCTCAACGCTAGCTACCGGACGGTTACTGCGCTGAAAAGAGCTGACGGCAGTGCTTTTAGCCTGTGTGTCAGCTCATTTCAATACAGGGGAGCTTTCAGGCAGCTAGCTAACTGGTCAGTTAGCCAGCCTGCTAGCCACACCTGTCCCTCCCAGACATAAAGCAGACAATTTGAACCGTGCTAGTTTTCTTTCTTCGTTAGGTCACTTTAAATTCcacagcacacatacacacacgccaAAGCAGCCTCGTAGCTTACGTATTGGTTGAGTTATAGCTACTTCGCAGCTGCACAAACTCCAGAGAAAACGCTAGATGCTCCCATAGAAACGTCTCTCCTGACGCGTCCCCCTCCTCACAACATCCGGCTGCTGACAACAATGAGCTCCCCCTAGTGGTGGTACCATGGAAACGACGCAGCCACATGCTGCTTAGATTAGATCCATACTTTTCCCCAGGTTGTCCATGTCCCATAGCACTGATATGTCAAATACAGTAGAACACTTCCCTTTCActacagagaggaagaggatacaTTTTTACtgagagtgaccaggatggacaggattagaaagaaatatatcagagggacaactCAGGTTGAGTTGGAGggacaaggctgagatggtttgggacatgtgcagaggaggcatAGTGGGTATACTGGATAAAGggtgttgaagatggagctgccaggcaggaggacaaGATGAAGACCACAGAAAAGGTTCAtgaatgcagtgaaggaggacatgcagaggattgGTGTGATAGGGTTTTATGTAGGGAGATAAAGTTAAAAGGAGAAACCAAAAGAAATGTAATAATGGGGTCCTCTGGTTGCCTGATATACACTATTCAAAAAggttaaaggaacactttgaaaacacatcagatcttggATATCTACTGatgtggactgggtaatgtgttcagAATGACAGGATGCTACATCAtttgatagaaatgaaaataatcaacctacagaggctgaattcaaagacaccccaaaaatcaaagtgataaaatgatgcagcaggctagttcattttgccaaaatgtcattgcagcaacccaaaatggtactcagtagtttgtatggcccccacatgcttgtatgcaggcctgacaatgttggggctcgcaatgagacgatggatggtgtcctgggggatcgcctcccagatctggaccaggacatcactgagctcctggacagtctgagatgCAACCCAGTGGTGTCAGAtagaccgaaacataatgtcccaaaggtgttctattggatttaggtcaggtgagcgtgggggccagtcaatggtatcaattccttcatcctccaggaactgcctgcatactctcactaCATGAGGCCGAGCATTATCATGCACAAGGAGGAACctaggacccactgcaccagtgtagggtctgacagtgggtccaaggattatCTAATGAGAGTCAGgctgctgttgcctagcctgtagagttACAGgtagcataacattctccatgggttctccagaccctttcacatcagTCATAtgagctcagggtgaacctgctctcatctttgGAAAGCACATGGCATCAGTGGTGAACCTGCCACTTCTGGTCTTCTATGGCAAATCCCAATCAAGCTCCACAGTttcaggcagtgagcacagggctcaCTAGAGGacattgggccctcaggccacccttgtgaaatctgattctgattgtttggtctgAGATTTTCACatcagtgacctgctggaggttaTTTTGTAGCTTTGGCaaagctcatcctgttcctccttgcacaaaggagcagatactgttCCTGCTGATAAGTTAAGGACCtcctacggccctgtccagctctcttaGATAACTGTCTGCCTCCTGGAATCTGCTCCATGTTCtcgagactgtgctgggagacattgcaaaccttctggcattggcacgcattgatgtgccatcctggaggagttggactacctgtgcaacctctgtagggtccaagtattgcctcatgctaccagttgtgacactgaccctagccaaatacaaaactagtgaaaaacagtcaaaagatgagggaaaaatgtcagtgcccTCcccctgtaaaaccattcctgttttggggcttgtctcattgttgcccctctagtgcacctgttgttaatttcattaacaccaaaacagctgaaattgattaacaaccccctctgttactgaactgaccagatcaatatcccagaaattTGATTTGATGCTAAACTCCGATTAAAAAGTGACcctttcagggtttttttttttttttttttagcagtatgTCTGTATTCAAAtccatttgttttaaattattaataaattaacCAAGTACAACCCAGGTTCCATCAAGTGTGTGAACTCCACTGTTAAATGAAATGGAGTAACGAATCATTTTTTCCACTTCAATATTAGTTATAAACACCACCCAGGACACCAGTTTCAACAATCTCTCAGTATATGTCAACATATCCAgtagttttttttccatatataAACTTTAAGCACTGCATTGCCACAGTGGCAGTGTCCAATCAGGagctttacttaaaaaaataaataaataaaaaaaactttaaaaatggtcttacttgaaatgaaatgacaaagAATCCCTAAGACAGACTTTATTATAGTgccccccctaaaaaaaaacccccaaaaaacttaAATTGTACTGTAAATCATTACATTACCAGCataaaaatctatttaattAGAAATTTCGTTTGAGCAGCATATCTGTTAACTACtaggtatgttacaaaaattaaatatttccaATTATATCTGAAACCTGAGCAGATAGAGCATAGATCAATTTTGATACCTAAACCACATTAATAGCCCCCAAAATAATGAAGTTAGAGCCAATTAAAAACACCTAATAATGCAATGATGAATTGAGTATTGACAACAGTGCACTCTGCACATTAAACTACTTTATGATGAAGGAAACGTGATGAAACTAAGCCAGTTTTTTAAgttaaaacataaaattttgCGTCTATAT from Archocentrus centrarchus isolate MPI-CPG fArcCen1 chromosome 2, fArcCen1, whole genome shotgun sequence includes the following:
- the chst10 gene encoding carbohydrate sulfotransferase 10 — its product is MCEAMRHHWLLLGACGWVLLILMFVSKFISYRAVDDYGERAGSQSGTVPGAKVVVKPIAVSSPEKQAPKIIKSQRASDQPTAVPTVAEWQSVAEKRIELLSTVCKNSSLRNLTHVSISKFVLDRLFVCDKHKILFCQTPKVGNTQWKKVLIVLNGAFATVEEIPENLVHDHEKNGLPRLSSLTPREITHRLNTYFKFFIVRDPFERLISAFKDKFVKNPRFEPWYKHDIAPAIIRKYRKNHRNSDLAASGLHFEDFVRYLGDVEGRRRMDRQFGEHIIHWVTYAELCAPCEISYSVIGHHETLEQDAPYILKAAGIDELVSYPAIPPGITHYNRTKVEQYFSGISKRDIRRLYARYQGDFHLFGYPSPDFLLN